The segment GTAGCTACGTACTATTGTTATAGTTTTAGAATTAATAATGGAGtactaattaacaaaaaatatcaataaatataTCATCTGTTTGGATGTGTAGAAACTAGAATAATCTACACCGTGTACATAGTTTCTTTGTttcttagaagaaaaaaaacttattttcaaAACTCTTTTTTAGAACACAACGTCCAATTTTGTCAAGAATACATGATTTGCCACCATTgaccaaaaataaattaatacatgTTTTGAATTGTCACATGCAAATGAATAGGTCAAATCGTTAATttcaacaaagaagaaaaaaaaatacatgatattttctagagaaaattaagaaaaataaaaaaactaaaatacaaaataattgcAATAATTGCTTATTTTGTAAATGTAGtagtataaattaatatacctAATTGCTATCTTAACCACCGTTTAAAAAAAAGTcaaacatcacttgccatatcatattatataattGTTGACATGAAAAAGAGTAGATATCATACTAGTTACGTGATTCATCAATtcacaacaaataaaaataccTCCTACGTGGTTGATCAGTTAATCACGAACTGAGATGAGTTGGcacattaaatattttcatgCAATAGTAAACGCGTTGATAGAGGTTTGAAGTTTACATTAAAAAAGCCGTGTACGCTATCTATTAATGATCCAAATTCAAAGCAAATCTAGAAACTACATATCCACTTATTCAAATCTCTTACGCGCGCTCACCTGTATATCTCCTCGCATTTCAAATGATAACTTATTGTCATATCTAATTTGATAACGACAAACTTTGATTGCTTATCTCGGAAATAAGGAGGTCAGGAAACCATCAACAACCTTTGAATTTTCTCCGGCGAAAAAGGAATTTATTGTCCTACTGTCCTGTTTCATTCTCTCTTTAAAGGTAATGTTAGGTAGGTTCTTGGCAAAATAAGAAATTTAGAAATGGTCTTAATAAAGTGTAGCTAGAGAGTGATGTTCATTGTGTAGTCTTGTAACTGTTATGTGGCTGGGACTCGATGGAACATCTATTCACCAAACTTAGTATATACAACGTTACCAACGTTATTTGTCACCGTCATGTTTTCTATAGCCTCAGGTTGAAAGCATTGTAGGAAAATGCGTTGGGATTTTGTTGAGGGTTGCACTATTTGCAATGCAGAGCCAGTTTTAAGCTTAGTGAAATGAAATATTATCttaataagtttatttttatgatttaataTACATAGGGATAatctttcaaaatattaaaattcttaataattttttgttggTCTCCATCATTTCTGCGGTCATCACTGGTATTGATGACTGGTATTGTATGCTAcgttttgttttattatcattttgTGAAAGATTAGATATTTGATATGAGTTAAGTTTTAAGTTAGGTCTGCATTCCTTAATTAAATGCCATaatctaaatatatatcatGGTCATTTATGTATAGGCAACCCGACCGGATTAGCCGAtaaagtttatcaaaaaaaaaagtagcgTGGATAGtcatatttaccaaaaaaaaaaaaatgagtagCGTGGATTATCATATGGGTCCCTTATCATATTGCATGTGAGAGTTAATTGAGTAAACCAAAGTGTTcgtttttttgtcttttaaagGACGATGATTGACCTAGAGTCGATCTTATCATCTCCTGGCACATAACCTAAGAAAAGTCAAAGACCGAGCTAGTAACAAGCTTACAAGTGTACTATTTTGAAATGCCGTAATTGAGTCGTATGTTGTCACTTGCTAGCTGGTGATTGTGTTGTAAGGAATCCTCTTATCAGACGCAAATGATAATGAGTTTACCAGCCGAATGTAGCTATAACCcatcaattatataaaatttgtttggaaAAGAAGGGTTCATCACACTCACATTACACATGCTCTTTGATTTAGTATTTAAATTTCTTATCAAGCTTTGAGTTTGCTGAATTAAAGATTCAATCATCAGGTTGATAATCAAATCAACACAAATATATATGCTTACTAACTTATATtgttttctctttaaaaaaattagccGATTCCTGATTTCTTGTTAAGTGATAATGTGACAAAGAAGGTTATTGAATCGTATCTCTAAGCATCTAAATGTTGGGATTCAAATAATGTCTGCCTCCTTATAAGGtctataaatattgatatatattggGCTAACATCCTGTCTTCTTCGAAGTTAATGCGACCGTACGaactaaagttttttttcttctctttggaCAGAAGTGAAGCGCAGCGTGATAAGTCTGATAATACTTAtactattttgttttaaaagattCTCGAAATAACTAAGGCTATATCTTAACCTTTGATTTGAAAAAATGGAAAAGATTGTTTTGTCAACTATAGTGAGTTATATTTAGACAGTCCTGGCCTCCTAGTGTGAATTTGTgttatacaaaaaaaagatagtCACAAAGGAGTTAACACAAATATAAAGAGAAAATTCTACAGGCATTGGGAATAGAGAATAGTggaaatgtttttatataaatgtCGATAACGAACTAGTGAGAAGGAACATGATAGGGGCCAGGGGAGGATAAGAACTGTGACCTCGTGAATGTTTATATATGGACGGACTATCATGCGGTGGTACTGTGATCTCATGAATGTTGAGATGTGGACAGACTACTACCCCATGGGTCACCCCTAAGGATTTATATTCTAGCTTTCTTTCCCTTCTTTTTCATACAAACTTCTCAAtcattaaaatgtttttaagtTATATGCCCCAAATATAAATTCTTTTAGAAGGATATCAAAAGAACcctgataatttttttttttcacattgaGTACATCTCAAGAATACCCTTAGATCCTCATATACAAACCGGAAATCTAAACCGGTTAGTACAAAAAATGGACTTATATGATAATACTACTTTCTTGTTAGTGGGATTCATACTATTGCTACCAACCATGTGCTGAGTCTCTATGCCATCAGATCATCACCATGCCTCAGGAGGCATTGACCAAAGCAAGCCTGTTGGCCCAACACCTTCCTCCACAGGCAATGAACCGGTCCTAGCCTGCGTTCCAGTGTTGCCGTTTGGATAGCTTGGATGAGCCAAAAATGCTTGAATTTCATCGGCCATACTATGGTAAGATGTTGGTTGAGGCGGAGGAAGTGTTTGAACTTGCGCCTGAGCCGGGATATAATTGTAAGCTGTTGTCTGAGGCTGAGCAAGTGTTTGAGCTGGTGCATGAACCGGCCTGGTAGGTTGAATGATCATGTGTTCATACCCCGTGGAACCGGGAGTTAGGCTGCCTCGCATTCTGTTCATATTCGTGAGTTCACGCCATGGGAACTGTTGCCCTGCGCCGACAGGATTCAATCTTTGAACAGGTCTTTGCATGAGTCTCTGGTAAGAGGTCCCTCCATAGTTGGCAAATAACCTCTGGTGATGTGTAATGCCAGATGGGATCTGTCTTTCCTGCGCAGGGGACGGGCTCCTGGACCTCCTGGTGTGAAGCCTCTGGTTCTGTTAACAGATGAGAACATAATAATATTCAGAGTCTGTTATGTATAGGAGAGATTAAAGATAGGAACACAAACCTGCATTGCATATTGATGATGCAAAGGAGGAGGCATGTGAGTTTGAGTTATGCCATTATCATAGATGTGGTTATATCCAGAAGCTCTTCCTAGAGAATGGCCAAGGGGAGTAACATGTGACCCTTGAAATTGAGAAGACTGAGCAGCAGGCATTGGTATGTGGAAGCAAGTTGTATTAGTAGCTAATCTATCTTGCGGATATAAGGCTTCTCTTGCTGCTGAGTCTTGTCTGTTTACTACTTGCGGAAAGTTTGTGAACCGTTGCTGCCcatcaaaaacattaaaagtTTGTGGTAACTGCGGAAGCGCGTTGACTGAAGCAGAAGACTGGTTGAGTAAAGGATAACCCATCACAGGCGTATGTGTGTTGTGAATCTCGGAAAGACAAGGTTTATGTTCGTTGAACTGAGTGCCTCCGGATGTTTCCATTTCATTCTCATCACTTGTAAGATCCAAAACAGTTGGCGTTAACTTCTGGAAGCTATTTGGGTCTCCCTGAGTGGCTTCTGGCACAGCTTCCACATTCTTATTGCTCTCCGTTAAAACCTTCCATGATCCATCAGCGGAGATAACCACATCAGTAGCATAACGTCCCACCTCTTCTAGAATCTGTGGATATTAGACAAGGTTGTTTATGAAGTTTAGGATGTGAAAAGATATAAAACCAAGCAAGCGGTAGTAAGTTACTTGCCTTTATCATGATTTGATCCAAACGGATGTCAGTATAGCAGACAGGCTGATTGCAATGAGGGCAGCGCCATGATGGTATCCTCGTGTTTATTTCCACATAGTTCCAGTAATCAAAACACTACAACAGAAAATAAGAATATCACAAAAGAGATAAGGGATACATTTctatagtttataaattttgCTAGCAACTTTGAAAATGATGTTACACATTTTAAACGTATGTACTGACAAAATAGTTATTAAACAATGGAAACACAAGAATGATACTATCACTTATACTGAACAGAAAATGACTCACCTGAAGATGTTTGCAGACACGACCCTTCACAGGTAGCTTGATACGAGTACGGCTGTTACAATGGTTGATGATTTAATCATTAAATGTTAAGGTAACTGTGGAAGCAACTTCACTAGGATATAAAGCTAGAAAAAACATCCTCGGGTACCTGATAGGACAACTGAGAGATATCCTTGATGGTCCCTCGATTATGTCACAATCTACAgacaaaaattgaaaaagagaAGAGGTCTCAGAAAACAAATGTATGAATGCAAATGACTACATGATTTGATAATATCGTTGTAGGAAACAACTCTTGAACTACCTAAATTTGATTCAGTGACTTCAGAATGAACATAATCTTTCAGTGATGGATTCACGGGCAGTGGTATGCCATCCAACAAGGCAATAACAATAAAGTAACTACCTGTACAGCAAATGGGTTTTTGTTAATCATCACTGAAAATGAGGAGGTGGAATAAGGAtgattaatacaaatattaactggAAAGAAACCTCCAAAGCAGCCAACGGTTTGCAGAAGATTTGCCCCAAGGTTGAGCAGGGAAGTAACATCCGTTGGACACTGCGGCCCAGGCTCCTGAAAAGAAAAACTACGATGAATAAACCATTGATTCTTACTTGAGAATTCAAAAACATATCCGAGAAACAAACCATTAAGGCATTATATCTCTTTTCAACGCCCTCTCCATTCAACAAAAAGCTGTGATTCACATAAAAGCCAATGTTAGTTAACATACAGAAACTGCTTCCAAAACGCTTAAGGAGGTAAAAGGGAAAGCAGTCCAAACGCACCTGACTTCCTGTGGATGTATGAGACAACTAGATTTGCTTATATCCTCTGCCCGGAAAACAAATAATCCCTGTAAGAGCAAGCAAGATACCCCTTAAACTTAAGCCTAGAACAGCATagcataaaatttataatacgtACTACTTTCGCTTGGGGAGAATGTTGCAGCATCTTCTTTGAAATGTGGAAGTCCTTCGCCAATATGTTTGATTCCGCCTGCCAGAAGAGAAAAACCTGACTAAAGCACACATTCAAAAGGTGCTTAGAactgaataaataaaataaatttaccgTGGCCTCAGAAGAAACAAGAATATGTCCCAACTTCAAAAACGGATAGAACCTACAGACAGAAGGAGGAGAAGATTCAAATCAAACCAACGGTTCAATCTTAGTGATCAAGTAGATGAACACACAAGACTAACTAAGAAGCTGTCATAAGCTAACATATCATTAAGAATAAAACTTCAGCCTTACCTCTCCATGACCTGTGGGATTAGACTGATGGGACTATTGACACTAGAGGCAACGTCTTCAGGACTGGTGAAATCTTTCAACATCTGTACAAGAAGAAAAACAACATTACTTAAAAGAATCCTGAATATTCATTTCATCTGGAACTAACACATACCGAGTCTACGAGACCCAACAGGTGCTGAGACTCTCTCTGCGGGAACCATCCAAGCCGACAAGCAGTCTGTTGCGAGAAACATAAGCAcagtattattttatatacaagAAACCTACCCAATACAATCTAAATCAGTAAAACTTGTAagagcattaaaaaaaaaaaagcaagaatCTTTTTTTACCTTGACAGAGATCATCAGCGTCATTATCACTGCCCTCGTTTGATCATTACATCTTTGTTGACACACCTGCAACCATATAAACACGGAAACAACATCAACATGACCCAAAGGAAGAAGAATCAACtttaaaaatcgaaactttacattcaaagattgaaactttatgAGAAAACAACATCAACATGACCCACATGAAAAAGAATCAACtttaaaaatccaaactttacattcaaagattgaaactttatgAGAAAACAACATTCAGATACAGAGAATACGAACGTGATCGAGGGTTATAGCCAGGTCTTGAACGTCTAAAGGAACTTCATCCTTCCCAATAGCATCATCGATTCGACTACAATCCACAAAAGTTCAAACCTTTAGAGAATCCAACGAAATGCAGATTCAAGGTTTAGttaagtgagagagagagagagaggtttatACTTAGCGAGAGAGAAGCAGTAAGCGTGAAACTCCTTGCTGCCTACCTCAGTGCCATGGTTTAAcctaaaaaaacattatgaGATAATGTTCGTTAATTCTTTCTTTAATAGAAACAATTAAACAAGTGATTAATAagttaaaaacaaatcaaaagtcaaaacgacacagataattaaaaaaat is part of the Brassica rapa cultivar Chiifu-401-42 chromosome A09, CAAS_Brap_v3.01, whole genome shotgun sequence genome and harbors:
- the LOC103843371 gene encoding LOW QUALITY PROTEIN: E4 SUMO-protein ligase PIAL1 (The sequence of the model RefSeq protein was modified relative to this genomic sequence to represent the inferred CDS: deleted 1 base in 1 codon) produces the protein MVIPPSSRLNHGTEVGSKEFHAYCFSLANRIDDAIGKDEVPLDVQDLAITLDHVCQQRCNDQTRAVIMTLMISVKTACRLGWFPQRESQHLLGLVDSMLKDFTSPEDVASSVNSPISLIPQVMERFYPFLKLGHILVSSEATAESNILAKDFHISKKMLQHSPQAKVGLFVFRAEDISKSSCLIHPQEVSFLLNGEGVEKRYNALMEPGPQCPTDVTSLLNLGANLLQTVGCFGGSYFIVIALLDGIPLPVNPSLKDYVHSEVTESNLDCDIIEGPSRISLSCPISRTRIKLPVKGRVCKHLQCFDYWNYVEINTRYHHGAALIILEEVGRYATDVVISADGSWKVLTESNKNVEAVPEATQGDPNSFQKLTPTVLDLTSDENEMETSGGTQFNEHKPCLSEIHNTHTPVMGYPLLNQSSASVNALPQLPQTFNVFDGQQRFTNFPQVVNRQDSAAREALYPQDRLATNTTCFHIPMPAAQSSQFQGSHVTPLGHSLGRASGYNHIYDNGITQTHMPPPLHHQYAMQNQRLHTRRSRSPSPAQERQIPSGITHHQRLFANYGGTSYQRLMQRPVQRLNPVGAGQQFPWRELTNMNRMRGSLTPGSTGYEHMIIQPTRPVHAPAQTLAQPQTTAYNYIPAQAQVQTLPPPQPTSYHSMADEIQAFLAHPSYPNGNTGTQARTGSLPVEEGVGPTGLLWSMPPEAW